In one window of Pseudochaenichthys georgianus chromosome 5, fPseGeo1.2, whole genome shotgun sequence DNA:
- the LOC117446497 gene encoding putative nuclease HARBI1 has protein sequence MASPFVDDTVELGARIVRGALRRERIFRERLNPLAFPEEYLYERYRFSSEGLTYLCQLLEPYIANATHRSCALTVPQTLCIALRYFATGSFLYAVGDAENLSKNAVCLAIHKVAHALTGLVESFVVFPGTCPTQTIKERFYSMAGFPRVLGCIDCTHVPISASLGENEGDYVNRKSIHSLNIQATCDHRGIITSLVAKWPGSVHDSRIFAESSLCHKLEQGLFSGVLLGDRGYACQPFLMTPYPDPGEGPQTSFNVAHAKTRVQIEMTFGILKARFTCLRGLRVAPERACRIITACVVLHNIATMRKERAPPADPQPPDVVDPITLDYPTGRAVRDAIALTFAQ, from the exons ATGGCGTCACCATTTGTAGATGACACCGTGGAGCTTGGAGCTCGGATTGTGAGAGGCGCTCTCAGACGGGAGAGGATTTTTAGGGAAAGATTAAACCCTTTGGCTTTCCCTGAAGAGTATTTGTATGAAAGATACAGGTTCTCATCAGAAGGGCTGACTTATCTGTGTCAGCTCCTCGAGCCATATATTGCTAATGCCACACATCGGAGTTGTGCCCTTACAGTACCGCAGACTTTATGTATCGCGTTGCGCTACTTTGCAACCGGCAGTTTTTTGTATGCCGTGGGGGATGCAGAGAATCTCAGCAAAAATGCAGTCTGCCTTGCTATACATAAGGTCGCACATGCTCTGACAGGGCTCGTAGAGTCctttgttgtgtttcctggcACATGTCCCACGCAGACGATCAAAGAGAGATTTTACAGCATGGCAG GGTTTCCCAGGGTGCTTGGCTGTATCGACTGCACACACGTACCGATCTCTGCGTCCCTGGGAGAAAATGAAGGCGACTATGTCAATCGCAAATCCATCCACAGCCTCAACATTCAG GCCACATGTGACCACAGGGGTATAATCACCAGCCTTGTGGCAAAGTGGCCTGGGTCAGTTCATGACTCGAGGATCTTCGCAGAGTCTTCACTGTGTCACAAACTCGAGCAGG GGCTCTTCAGTGGAGTGCTGCTCGGGGACAGGGGTTATGCCTGCCAGCCATTCCTTATGACCCCGTATCCTGACCCTGGTGAAGGGCCACAAACCAGTTTCAATGTGGCCCATGCCAAAACCAGGGTCCAGATCGAAATGACATTTGGCATACTGAAGGCCAGATTCACCTGCCTGCGGGGGCTCAGAGTGGCCCCTGAAAGAGCATGCCGCATCATTACGGCCTGTGTTGTGCTGCACAACATTGCCACAATGAGGAAGGAGAGGGCCCCTCCTGCAGACCCCCAACCTCCTGATGTGGTAGACCCCATCACCCTGGACTACCCTACTGGCAGGGCTGTCAGAGATGCCATCGCATTGACatttgcacaataa